From Calditrichota bacterium, a single genomic window includes:
- a CDS encoding MBL fold metallo-hydrolase produces the protein MDIAFLGAARSVTGSKHLLSVNDKLILLDCGLVQGHREEADHQNRHLPFDPASLDCVVLSHAHIDHSGNLPRLIAQGFEGPIYCTPATRDLCSIMLPDSAHIQEKDVEYVNKRHKRKGLPPVRPLYTPEEAIAVLGHMVSLSYDRPTAIAPGVQLRFVDAGHILGSAITLLDIAENGRRVRLAYTGDLGRPNMPLLRDPQQIRDVDVLITESTYGNRLHEELAEIPQRLADIVNRTYERQGKIIIPAFSVERTQEVVYYLNQLWREHRIPDLPVFVDSPLSTNATAIFRMHPECFDRETYQFMQEHEDPFGFDQLHYVRDVQESKKLNTLNEPCIIISASGMCESGRILHHLVNNIENPANTILIVGYMAENTLGRRLVERHEWVKIFGEPYRLRAEVAILNAFSAHADRQELLAYLRAMNVERLKHVFVVHGEPSQAEPLAEALRTMVQCEVRIPELGDAVRV, from the coding sequence GTGGATATTGCATTCCTGGGAGCAGCGCGGTCAGTTACTGGGTCTAAGCACCTACTTTCGGTCAATGATAAGCTTATCCTGCTCGATTGTGGGCTGGTGCAAGGTCACCGCGAGGAGGCGGACCACCAGAACCGCCACTTGCCGTTTGACCCAGCCAGTCTGGATTGCGTCGTCTTGTCGCACGCCCACATCGACCATAGCGGCAATCTACCTCGCCTGATTGCCCAAGGCTTCGAGGGGCCTATCTACTGCACCCCTGCCACGCGCGACCTGTGCAGCATCATGCTACCGGATTCGGCGCACATTCAAGAAAAAGACGTCGAGTACGTCAACAAGCGGCACAAGCGCAAGGGGCTCCCTCCAGTGCGCCCCTTGTACACCCCTGAAGAGGCCATTGCCGTGTTGGGCCACATGGTCTCCCTCAGCTACGACCGCCCCACGGCCATCGCGCCGGGAGTGCAGTTGCGCTTCGTGGATGCCGGGCACATCCTCGGCTCGGCCATCACTCTTTTGGATATTGCGGAGAACGGCCGCCGGGTGCGGTTGGCGTACACGGGGGACTTGGGGCGGCCGAACATGCCTCTGCTGCGCGATCCGCAACAGATTCGCGATGTCGATGTCCTCATCACCGAAAGCACCTACGGCAACCGCCTACACGAGGAGCTCGCCGAGATACCCCAGCGCCTCGCGGACATCGTCAACCGTACCTACGAGCGCCAGGGCAAAATTATTATCCCAGCCTTCTCTGTAGAAAGGACGCAGGAAGTCGTCTACTACCTCAATCAGCTCTGGCGAGAGCATAGAATCCCTGACCTGCCGGTGTTCGTGGACAGCCCCCTGTCGACCAACGCCACGGCCATCTTCCGCATGCACCCTGAGTGCTTTGACCGGGAAACCTACCAATTCATGCAGGAGCACGAAGACCCGTTCGGGTTTGACCAGCTGCACTACGTGCGCGACGTGCAAGAGTCCAAGAAGTTGAACACCCTCAACGAGCCCTGCATCATCATCTCCGCCTCAGGCATGTGTGAGAGCGGCCGGATCTTGCACCACCTCGTGAACAACATCGAGAACCCGGCCAACACCATACTCATCGTGGGCTACATGGCGGAAAACACGTTGGGGCGACGCCTTGTGGAGCGGCACGAATGGGTGAAAATCTTCGGCGAGCCGTATCGTCTACGCGCCGAGGTGGCGATTTTGAACGCCTTCAGTGCCCATGCCGATCGCCAGGAGCTCCTGGCCTACCTTCGCGCCATGAATGTGGAGCGCCTAAAGCACGTGTTTGTCGTGCACGGCGAGCCTTCCCAGGCCGAGCCTCTAGCCGAGGCGTTGCGCACCATGGTGCAGTGCGAGGTGCGAATCCCAGAGCTCGGGGATGCGGTGCGCGTTTAG